In one Massilia endophytica genomic region, the following are encoded:
- the rng gene encoding ribonuclease G produces MNEDILINITPQETRVALILQGAVQELHIERTLTRGLAGNVYSGKVVRVLPGMQSAFIDIGLERAAFLHVADIWEARPHDGQNTNPTPIEKLLFDGQVLTVQVIKDPIGTKGARLSTQISIAGRMLVYLPQDSHIGISQKIEKESEREALRARMQSLLPPEEKGGYIVRTQAEDASDSDLQADIEYLRKTWSAICHGARTRPPASLLHQDLSLAQRVLRDFVCDDTATIQVDSRENFLSLTEFAQVYTPSVQTRLQHYTGERPLFDLYGVEEEIQRALGRRVDLKSGGYLIVDQTEAMTTIDVNTGGYVGGRNFADTIFKTNLEAAHAIARQLRLRNLGGIIILDFIDMENGEHRNAVLAELKKALARDRTKVSVSGFSALGLVEMTRKRTRESLAHILCEPCPACQGKGQVKTSRTICYEILRELLREAKQFNPREFRILASQEVVDMFLEEESQHLAMLGDFIGKKISLQVETAYHQEQYDVILM; encoded by the coding sequence ATGAACGAAGATATCCTCATCAACATCACGCCCCAGGAAACGCGCGTTGCACTGATACTGCAAGGCGCGGTGCAGGAGCTGCACATCGAGCGCACGCTCACGCGCGGCCTGGCGGGCAACGTCTATTCGGGCAAGGTGGTGCGCGTGCTGCCGGGCATGCAGTCTGCCTTCATCGACATCGGCCTGGAACGCGCAGCCTTCCTGCACGTGGCCGACATCTGGGAAGCGCGCCCGCACGACGGCCAGAACACCAATCCCACCCCCATCGAGAAGCTGCTCTTCGACGGCCAGGTGCTCACCGTGCAGGTGATCAAGGACCCCATCGGCACCAAGGGCGCGCGCCTGTCCACGCAGATCTCCATTGCGGGCCGCATGCTGGTCTACCTGCCGCAGGATTCGCACATTGGCATCTCGCAGAAGATCGAGAAGGAATCGGAGCGCGAGGCGCTGCGCGCCCGCATGCAAAGCCTGCTGCCGCCGGAAGAGAAAGGCGGCTACATCGTGCGCACGCAGGCGGAGGACGCGAGCGACTCCGACCTGCAGGCCGACATCGAATACCTGCGCAAGACCTGGAGCGCCATCTGCCACGGCGCGCGCACGCGGCCGCCCGCCAGCCTGCTGCACCAGGACCTGAGCCTGGCGCAGCGCGTGCTGCGCGACTTCGTCTGCGACGATACGGCCACCATTCAGGTCGACTCGCGCGAGAACTTCCTGAGCCTGACCGAATTCGCGCAGGTCTACACGCCCAGCGTGCAGACCCGCCTGCAGCACTACACGGGAGAGCGCCCCCTCTTCGACCTGTACGGCGTGGAGGAGGAGATCCAGCGCGCGCTGGGGCGCCGCGTCGACCTGAAGTCCGGCGGCTACCTGATTGTGGACCAGACCGAGGCCATGACCACCATCGACGTCAACACGGGCGGCTATGTGGGCGGGCGCAATTTCGCGGACACGATCTTCAAGACCAATCTCGAAGCGGCCCATGCGATTGCAAGGCAGCTGCGGCTGCGCAACCTGGGCGGCATCATCATCCTCGACTTCATCGACATGGAGAACGGGGAGCACCGCAATGCCGTGCTGGCGGAACTGAAGAAGGCCCTGGCGCGCGACCGCACCAAGGTGTCCGTGAGCGGCTTCTCGGCGCTGGGCCTGGTGGAGATGACGCGCAAGCGCACGCGCGAGTCGCTGGCGCATATCCTGTGCGAGCCCTGCCCCGCATGCCAGGGCAAGGGCCAGGTGAAGACCTCGCGCACCATCTGCTACGAGATCCTGCGGGAGCTGCTGCGCGAAGCGAAGCAGTTCAACCCGCGCGAGTTCCGCATCCTCGCCTCGCAGGAAGTGGTGGACATGTTCCTTGAAGAGGAATCGCAGCATCTCGCCATGCTTGGCGACTTCATCGGCAAGAAGATCTCGCTTCAGGTCGAGACCGCCTACCATCAGGAACAGTACGACGTCATCCTGATGTAA
- a CDS encoding cbb3-type cytochrome c oxidase subunit I, which translates to MLWHFWIAFAAFFAALLLGEWQMYIRSPLRDWIGNPELYYRSVTAHGSAMGYVFPTLVAMGFGYAIVELSLKQALIGKRWAWAGLGLVVLGTVTAMAPVSMGLASVLYTFYPPLIGNAFYYIGIVLVVVGSWIWVALMSVNLHAWRKAHPGGVVPLPMFANVAGAYLWAWTSLGAAIELLFQIIPVALGLRQTIDAGLARVFFSWTLHAIVYFWLMPAYIAFYTLVPRAIGGRLYSDTMARLSFILFLVFSMPIGVHHLFQDPQVGSGVKFMHAVFTGLVSVPTLLTIFTITASVEIAGRLRGGTGVLGWVKRLPWHNPMMLAVAFSFILLGFGGAGGLINMSYQLDFAVHNTQWITGHFHLIFGGAIVIMYFALAYDLWPHLTGRALKNGRAMRWQLWLWFVGMIVLTFPWHVVGIMGMPRRMAYFDYSDPAVAPQAITVIITFIGGLLLVVSGLLFLLVLARGHRAEQINLPEFTFSQTVHAERTPLALNGYGLWLALMIGLSVVNYGYPISQLIALPQTSVPAVPIGSQP; encoded by the coding sequence GTGCTGTGGCATTTCTGGATCGCCTTCGCGGCCTTCTTCGCGGCCCTGCTGCTGGGAGAATGGCAGATGTACATCCGCAGCCCCCTGCGCGACTGGATCGGCAATCCGGAGCTCTACTACCGCTCCGTCACCGCCCACGGTTCGGCCATGGGCTATGTCTTTCCGACGCTGGTGGCCATGGGCTTCGGCTATGCGATCGTGGAGCTTTCGCTCAAGCAGGCGCTGATCGGCAAGCGCTGGGCATGGGCGGGCCTCGGCCTCGTCGTGCTGGGAACCGTCACCGCGATGGCGCCCGTGTCGATGGGGCTGGCCTCGGTGCTCTACACCTTCTATCCGCCCCTCATCGGCAATGCCTTCTACTATATCGGCATCGTCCTGGTCGTCGTGGGTTCCTGGATCTGGGTGGCGCTGATGTCGGTGAACCTGCATGCGTGGCGCAAGGCGCATCCGGGCGGCGTGGTGCCCCTGCCCATGTTCGCCAACGTGGCGGGCGCCTATCTGTGGGCATGGACCTCGCTCGGCGCCGCCATCGAGCTGCTGTTCCAGATCATTCCCGTGGCGCTGGGCCTGAGGCAGACCATCGATGCGGGCCTCGCGCGCGTGTTCTTCTCCTGGACGCTGCACGCCATCGTGTACTTCTGGCTCATGCCTGCCTATATCGCCTTCTATACCCTGGTGCCGCGCGCCATCGGCGGAAGGCTGTACAGCGACACCATGGCGCGCCTGTCCTTCATCCTCTTCCTGGTGTTCTCCATGCCCATCGGCGTGCACCACCTGTTCCAGGACCCGCAGGTAGGCTCCGGCGTGAAGTTCATGCACGCCGTGTTTACCGGCCTGGTGTCCGTGCCCACCCTGCTCACCATCTTCACCATCACCGCTTCCGTGGAGATTGCGGGCCGCCTGCGCGGCGGCACGGGCGTCCTGGGCTGGGTGAAGCGCCTGCCCTGGCACAACCCCATGATGCTGGCCGTGGCTTTCTCCTTCATCCTCCTCGGCTTCGGGGGCGCGGGCGGCTTGATCAACATGAGCTACCAGCTGGACTTCGCCGTGCACAACACGCAGTGGATCACGGGCCACTTCCACCTGATCTTCGGCGGCGCCATCGTCATCATGTACTTCGCCCTGGCCTACGACCTGTGGCCTCACCTGACGGGCCGCGCGCTGAAGAACGGGCGCGCCATGCGCTGGCAGCTGTGGCTGTGGTTCGTTGGCATGATCGTGCTCACCTTCCCCTGGCACGTGGTCGGCATCATGGGCATGCCGCGCCGCATGGCCTACTTCGATTACAGCGACCCTGCGGTTGCGCCGCAGGCCATTACCGTCATCATCACCTTCATCGGGGGCCTGCTGCTGGTGGTCTCCGGCCTGTTGTTCCTGCTGGTGCTGGCGCGCGGCCACCGCGCGGAGCAGATCAATCTGCCGGAGTTCACCTTCAGCCAGACGGTGCATGCGGAGCGCACGCCTCTGGCCCTCAACGGCTACGGGCTCTGGCTCGCGCTCATGATCGGGCTCTCCGTCGTCAACTACGGCTATCCCATCAGCCAGCTGATCGCATTGCCGCAGACCTCCGTACCCGCCGTGCCCATAGGGAGCCAGCCATGA
- a CDS encoding c-type cytochrome yields the protein MAPPGAWGRSRRLRRVHSTVASSLALGAALLGAPCARAQAPGADRIPDTMEERVRACIGCHGVQGRGVENVYFPRLAGKPAGYLYNQLVAFRDGRRKYLPMNYMLAYLPDAYLMKMAQHFAELDPPPLQQPAVNRPAQQLMEGRRLVFEGVPARKIPACVHCHGQGLAGREPGIPGLLGLRADYVSAQLGAWRYGLRTAVAPDCMQVIASSLTEPEVAAVSAWLASLPVDPGVRPAKESGAKLPMACGSQGR from the coding sequence ATGGCACCGCCCGGTGCCTGGGGAAGGAGTCGCCGTTTGCGCCGCGTCCATTCGACAGTTGCCAGCTCGCTTGCCCTCGGCGCCGCCCTGCTCGGCGCTCCCTGCGCTCGTGCGCAGGCTCCCGGCGCCGACAGGATCCCCGACACGATGGAGGAGCGCGTGCGCGCCTGCATCGGCTGCCATGGCGTGCAGGGCCGCGGTGTCGAAAACGTCTATTTCCCGCGCCTGGCAGGCAAGCCGGCTGGCTACCTGTACAACCAGCTCGTGGCTTTCCGCGACGGCCGCCGCAAATACCTGCCCATGAACTACATGCTGGCCTACCTGCCGGACGCCTACCTGATGAAGATGGCCCAGCATTTCGCCGAGCTCGACCCGCCGCCCCTGCAGCAGCCCGCCGTCAACCGGCCTGCGCAGCAGCTGATGGAAGGGCGCCGCCTCGTCTTCGAGGGCGTTCCGGCACGCAAGATTCCTGCCTGCGTGCACTGCCATGGCCAGGGCCTGGCGGGCCGCGAGCCCGGCATTCCCGGCCTGCTGGGCCTGCGGGCCGACTACGTGAGCGCGCAGCTGGGCGCCTGGCGCTACGGCCTGCGCACGGCCGTGGCGCCGGACTGCATGCAGGTGATCGCCTCCAGCCTCACCGAGCCGGAGGTGGCGGCCGTGTCGGCATGGCTGGCCTCGCTGCCGGTGGACCCCGGGGTGCGGCCGGCCAAGGAATCCGGCGCCAAGCTGCCGATGGCCTGCGGCAGCCAGGGCCGATAG
- the rlmH gene encoding 23S rRNA (pseudouridine(1915)-N(3))-methyltransferase RlmH codes for MQLIIAAVGHKMPGWIETGFAEYVKRMPPELRIVLKEIKPVERSGSKTAATAMALEKERIEAALPKSVRIIALDERGKDLTSVGLSQQLQLWQQDGRDTAFLIGGADGLDPELKARAEGMIRISSMTLPHGMVRVLLAEQLYRAWTITQNHPYHRV; via the coding sequence ATGCAGCTGATCATCGCTGCGGTCGGGCACAAGATGCCCGGCTGGATCGAAACCGGCTTCGCCGAATACGTGAAGCGCATGCCGCCGGAGCTGCGCATCGTGCTCAAGGAAATCAAGCCTGTCGAGCGCTCCGGCAGCAAGACCGCCGCCACCGCCATGGCGCTCGAGAAGGAGCGCATCGAGGCGGCCCTGCCCAAGTCCGTGCGCATCATCGCCCTCGACGAGCGCGGCAAGGACCTCACCAGCGTCGGACTTTCCCAGCAATTGCAGCTCTGGCAGCAGGACGGCCGGGATACCGCCTTCCTCATCGGCGGCGCCGACGGCCTCGATCCCGAACTCAAGGCCCGCGCCGAGGGAATGATTCGCATTTCCAGCATGACCCTGCCGCACGGCATGGTGCGCGTGCTGCTGGCGGAACAGTTATACAGGGCGTGGACAATAACGCAGAATCACCCGTATCATCGCGTGTAA
- a CDS encoding cupredoxin domain-containing protein, whose amino-acid sequence MEADVHTSAVRAERRWALIVGGIIVFLTGMVVYMSLHWAAMPPLRMETIDPATLHLSGEFVESNLGSAREADGSVTVRLLGSQYAFTPQCVLVPRDTPVLIRGTSSDVMHGFSVSDTNVNVMLAPGYISQFRTRFARAGEHVMPCHEFCGIGHAAMWARVKVVEPEEFDRAAANGRANCVKR is encoded by the coding sequence ATGGAAGCGGACGTCCATACCTCCGCAGTGCGGGCCGAGCGGCGCTGGGCGCTGATCGTGGGCGGCATCATCGTCTTCCTGACGGGGATGGTGGTGTATATGAGCCTGCACTGGGCCGCGATGCCGCCGCTGCGCATGGAAACCATCGATCCCGCCACCTTGCACCTCTCCGGCGAGTTCGTGGAATCGAACCTGGGATCGGCCCGCGAGGCGGACGGCTCGGTCACCGTTCGCCTGCTCGGCAGCCAGTATGCCTTCACGCCCCAGTGCGTGCTGGTGCCGCGCGACACGCCTGTGCTGATCCGCGGCACGAGCTCCGACGTCATGCACGGCTTCTCGGTATCGGACACCAACGTCAACGTGATGCTGGCGCCCGGCTATATCTCGCAGTTCCGCACCCGCTTTGCCCGCGCCGGCGAGCACGTGATGCCCTGCCACGAATTCTGCGGCATCGGGCATGCCGCGATGTGGGCGCGGGTGAAGGTGGTGGAGCCGGAAGAATTCGACCGCGCCGCCGCGAACGGGAGGGCAAACTGTGTCAAGCGCTGA
- the purD gene encoding phosphoribosylamine--glycine ligase: MKILVVGSGGREHALAWKLAQSERVQMVYVAPGNGGTARDVRLQNVAITDLEQLADFVVQEHIALTVVGPETPLAGGIVDLFRARGLKIFGPTKAAAQLESSKDFAKAFMKRHGIPTAEYETFSDVQKAHDYVNAKGAPIVIKADGLAAGKGVVVAMTLDEAHQAVDHMLADNRFGDAGARIVIEEFLAGEEASFIVMCDGKNVLPLATSQDHKRLLDNDQGPNTGGMGAYSPAPIVTPAMHARVMREIINPTIQGMGKDGIPFTGFLYAGLMIDAAGNPKTLEFNCRMGDPETQPIMSRLKTDLVGVMEHAVNGTLDAVELEWDRRTAVGVVLAAAGYPDNPAKGAVIEGIPAETPESVTFHAGTTEKDGQLLTSGGRVLCVVGLGDSVKMAQKQAYETVDKISFEGMQYRRDIGWRGLKH, translated from the coding sequence ATGAAAATTCTGGTAGTCGGCTCGGGCGGCCGCGAACATGCACTGGCCTGGAAACTGGCGCAATCCGAACGCGTGCAGATGGTGTACGTTGCACCGGGCAACGGCGGCACGGCGCGCGACGTGCGCCTGCAGAATGTCGCCATCACCGACCTGGAACAGCTGGCGGACTTCGTGGTGCAGGAGCATATCGCGCTGACGGTGGTGGGTCCAGAAACCCCGCTGGCGGGCGGCATCGTGGACCTGTTCCGTGCGCGCGGCCTGAAGATCTTCGGCCCCACGAAGGCGGCCGCGCAGCTCGAATCGTCCAAGGATTTCGCCAAGGCCTTCATGAAGCGCCACGGCATTCCCACGGCGGAGTACGAAACCTTCTCCGACGTGCAGAAGGCCCACGACTACGTGAACGCCAAGGGCGCGCCCATCGTGATCAAGGCCGACGGCCTGGCCGCGGGCAAGGGCGTGGTGGTGGCGATGACGCTGGACGAAGCGCACCAGGCAGTGGACCACATGCTGGCCGATAACCGCTTCGGCGACGCGGGCGCGCGCATCGTGATCGAAGAATTCCTGGCGGGCGAAGAAGCCTCCTTCATCGTCATGTGCGACGGGAAGAACGTGCTGCCCCTGGCCACGAGCCAGGACCACAAGCGCCTGCTGGACAACGACCAGGGCCCGAACACGGGCGGCATGGGCGCGTACTCCCCTGCTCCGATCGTGACCCCGGCCATGCATGCGCGCGTGATGCGCGAGATCATCAACCCCACCATCCAGGGCATGGGCAAGGACGGCATTCCCTTCACCGGCTTCCTGTACGCGGGCCTGATGATCGACGCGGCGGGCAATCCGAAGACGCTGGAATTCAACTGCCGCATGGGCGACCCTGAAACCCAGCCCATCATGTCGCGCCTGAAGACGGACCTGGTGGGCGTGATGGAGCACGCCGTGAACGGCACGCTGGACGCCGTGGAACTGGAATGGGACCGCCGCACCGCCGTGGGCGTGGTGCTGGCCGCCGCGGGCTATCCGGACAATCCGGCCAAGGGCGCCGTGATCGAAGGCATTCCGGCCGAAACGCCGGAGTCGGTGACCTTCCACGCGGGCACCACGGAAAAGGACGGCCAGCTGCTGACCAGCGGCGGCCGCGTGCTCTGCGTGGTGGGCCTGGGCGACAGCGTGAAGATGGCGCAGAAGCAGGCTTACGAGACCGTGGACAAGATCTCCTTCGAAGGCATGCAGTACCGCCGCGACATCGGCTGGCGGGGCCTCAAGCACTGA
- a CDS encoding c-type cytochrome has translation MRLAYLPVLLLPVAAVLAQPRPAAQASLVERGKYLAQAGDCIACHTVPGAKIFSGNRAMPTPFGTLYAPNITPDPETGIGRWSADDFYKMMHTGRGRDGKLLYPAMPFASYTKVTRADCDAIFAYLRSVPPVRQKTREHDLRFPYNNRNLLIGWRTLYFEEGEYQPDKSKSAEWNRGAYLVAGLGHCAMCHTPINALGGSSEAEAFRGGLIPMQNWYAPSLTSNKEAGLGTWRIEDIMALLQTGVSNRGTVYGPMAEVTYNSLQYMSDEDIRAMAVYLKSLPSDQPVQATPPNAPQRADVARLFSEGQGIYARQCASCHGAEGRGKLPHYPPLANNQSITMTSAVNPIRMVLNGGYPPGTRKNPMPYGMPPFAQELTDAQIAAVVTYIRNAWGNRAGAVNNREVNALRSASLD, from the coding sequence ATGCGCCTCGCCTATCTTCCTGTCCTCCTGCTTCCCGTGGCCGCCGTGCTGGCGCAGCCGCGTCCGGCCGCCCAGGCTTCCCTGGTGGAAAGGGGCAAGTACCTGGCGCAGGCGGGCGACTGCATTGCCTGCCACACGGTGCCGGGCGCGAAGATCTTCTCCGGCAACCGGGCCATGCCCACACCCTTCGGCACCCTGTACGCGCCGAATATCACACCCGATCCCGAAACGGGCATTGGCCGCTGGAGCGCGGACGATTTCTACAAGATGATGCACACGGGCCGCGGGCGCGACGGCAAGCTGCTTTATCCAGCCATGCCCTTCGCCAGCTATACCAAGGTGACGCGGGCCGACTGCGACGCCATCTTCGCCTACCTGCGCTCGGTGCCGCCGGTGCGCCAGAAAACGCGCGAGCACGACCTGCGCTTCCCCTACAACAACCGCAACCTGCTGATCGGCTGGCGCACGCTCTACTTCGAGGAGGGCGAGTACCAGCCGGACAAGAGCAAGTCGGCGGAATGGAACCGCGGCGCCTACCTGGTGGCAGGCCTTGGCCACTGCGCCATGTGCCACACCCCCATCAACGCCCTGGGCGGCTCGTCCGAGGCGGAGGCCTTCCGCGGCGGCCTGATTCCCATGCAGAACTGGTACGCCCCTTCGCTCACGTCCAACAAGGAGGCGGGCCTGGGCACATGGCGCATCGAGGACATCATGGCCCTGCTGCAGACCGGCGTGTCGAACCGGGGCACGGTCTACGGGCCCATGGCCGAGGTGACCTATAACAGCCTGCAGTACATGTCCGACGAGGACATCCGCGCCATGGCGGTCTACCTGAAAAGCCTGCCCAGCGACCAGCCGGTGCAGGCCACGCCGCCGAATGCGCCGCAGCGCGCGGACGTGGCCAGGCTGTTCAGCGAAGGCCAGGGCATCTATGCCAGGCAGTGCGCGAGCTGCCACGGCGCGGAGGGGCGCGGCAAGCTGCCCCACTACCCGCCGCTGGCGAACAACCAGTCCATCACCATGACCTCCGCCGTGAACCCGATCCGCATGGTGCTGAACGGCGGCTACCCGCCCGGCACGCGAAAGAATCCCATGCCCTACGGAATGCCGCCTTTCGCGCAGGAGCTGACGGACGCGCAGATTGCGGCCGTTGTCACCTATATCCGGAACGCCTGGGGCAACCGTGCAGGCGCAGTGAACAACCGCGAGGTGAACGCGCTGCGTTCCGCCTCCCTCGACTAG
- a CDS encoding Maf family protein, which produces MKPVDKKIYLASKSPRRRELLRQIGVDFELLLLRSDGPRGPDVTEEVLPGEAPVDYVARVANEKADFAFDLVHKRRLTQRAVLSADTTVAIGSEILGKPATNAEAVAMLEKLSGRTHEVMTAIAVRYQDFSEHITQVSEVRFADLSPAAIKAYCATQEPYDKAGGYGIQGLAAVFIEHIEGSHSGIMGLPLFETAQLLRRAGVLP; this is translated from the coding sequence ATGAAACCGGTCGACAAGAAAATCTACCTCGCTTCCAAGAGCCCGCGGCGGCGCGAACTGCTGCGGCAGATTGGCGTCGACTTCGAACTGCTGCTGCTGCGCAGCGACGGTCCGCGCGGGCCGGATGTCACCGAGGAAGTGCTGCCCGGCGAAGCGCCAGTGGACTACGTGGCCCGCGTGGCCAATGAAAAGGCGGATTTCGCCTTCGACCTGGTGCACAAGCGCCGCCTCACCCAGCGCGCCGTGCTCTCGGCCGACACCACGGTGGCCATCGGCAGCGAGATTCTCGGCAAGCCCGCCACCAATGCCGAAGCGGTGGCCATGCTGGAAAAGCTCTCGGGCCGCACGCATGAAGTCATGACCGCCATCGCCGTGCGCTACCAGGACTTCTCCGAGCACATTACGCAGGTTTCCGAGGTGCGTTTCGCGGACCTGTCGCCTGCCGCCATCAAGGCCTACTGCGCCACGCAGGAACCGTACGACAAGGCGGGCGGCTACGGCATACAGGGCCTGGCCGCGGTCTTCATCGAGCATATCGAAGGCAGCCACTCGGGCATCATGGGCCTGCCCCTGTTCGAGACAGCGCAGCTCCTGCGCCGGGCAGGCGTGCTGCCATGA
- the rsfS gene encoding ribosome silencing factor: protein MDIKKLQALVVDALEDVKGQDIVLFDTTGLTSLFDRICIVSGTSNRQTRALASSVRDKVKEAGGDVVGIEGEDTGEWVLVDLGDMIVHIMQQPIRAYYRLEEIWGEKPVKLGAAKRKSSAEGKAAAEAEAAPKKKSGHLAASKAAKEADAVVEKKAPARKPGTVKAAAAAGAVAKKAAAKKAAPAIEAPEGKKVKVAASKSSVASAKAAKEAKAKSAAKAAEAPAKTVIKRIKKPAAE, encoded by the coding sequence ATGGATATCAAAAAACTGCAAGCCCTCGTCGTCGATGCCCTGGAAGACGTGAAAGGCCAGGACATCGTCCTCTTCGACACGACGGGCTTGACCAGCCTGTTCGACCGCATCTGCATCGTTTCCGGCACCTCCAACCGCCAGACCCGCGCCCTCGCCTCGTCCGTACGCGACAAGGTGAAGGAAGCCGGCGGCGACGTGGTGGGCATCGAAGGCGAAGACACCGGCGAATGGGTGCTGGTGGACCTGGGCGACATGATCGTGCACATCATGCAGCAGCCCATCCGCGCCTACTACCGCCTGGAAGAGATCTGGGGCGAGAAGCCCGTGAAGCTGGGCGCGGCCAAGCGCAAGTCCTCGGCCGAAGGCAAGGCCGCCGCCGAGGCGGAAGCGGCGCCGAAGAAGAAGTCCGGCCACCTGGCTGCCTCCAAGGCCGCCAAGGAAGCCGATGCCGTGGTCGAGAAAAAGGCGCCGGCGCGCAAGCCGGGCACCGTGAAGGCCGCCGCCGCCGCGGGCGCCGTGGCCAAGAAGGCCGCCGCGAAGAAAGCCGCACCGGCCATCGAAGCGCCGGAAGGCAAGAAGGTGAAGGTTGCCGCCTCCAAGTCCTCCGTGGCCTCGGCCAAGGCGGCCAAGGAAGCGAAGGCCAAGTCTGCCGCCAAGGCAGCCGAAGCCCCGGCCAAGACCGTCATCAAGCGCATCAAGAAGCCAGCTGCCGAGTAA
- the nadD gene encoding nicotinate-nucleotide adenylyltransferase, with protein sequence MTACIALLGGSFDPVHNGHIALAAHFVQLLHADRLRVIPTLPWQKSALVATPEQRAEMARLAFAGQPFAAEIDRQEIERNKPTYTVDTLRALRAELGEATSLCFLMGADQLERFDTWHDWQSLFGLANFCVAARPGFTLDGPQVPRAVAAEFRQRLAPPHTVRATPAGLACLAPDLAVDISATRIRAALQQGGEANSLVPQVVLDYIEQHNLYKN encoded by the coding sequence GTGACGGCCTGTATCGCACTGCTGGGAGGCAGTTTCGATCCGGTCCACAACGGTCATATCGCGCTCGCGGCGCATTTTGTCCAGTTGCTGCACGCGGACCGGCTGCGCGTGATACCGACCCTGCCCTGGCAGAAGTCGGCCCTCGTGGCCACGCCGGAGCAGCGGGCGGAGATGGCGCGCCTGGCCTTCGCGGGCCAGCCCTTCGCGGCCGAGATCGACCGCCAGGAGATCGAGCGCAACAAGCCGACCTACACCGTCGATACGCTGCGCGCCCTGCGCGCGGAGCTGGGCGAAGCCACCTCGCTCTGCTTCCTGATGGGGGCGGACCAGCTGGAACGTTTCGACACATGGCACGACTGGCAGTCGCTCTTCGGGCTGGCCAACTTCTGCGTGGCGGCGCGGCCCGGCTTCACGCTGGACGGGCCGCAGGTGCCGCGCGCCGTGGCCGCCGAGTTCCGCCAGCGGCTGGCGCCGCCCCATACGGTGCGCGCCACCCCGGCAGGACTGGCCTGCCTGGCGCCGGATCTGGCGGTGGACATCTCGGCCACCCGCATCCGGGCAGCGCTTCAGCAGGGGGGCGAGGCAAACTCGCTTGTCCCGCAGGTAGTGCTAGACTATATTGAACAACACAATCTTTATAAGAACTAA
- the hemF gene encoding oxygen-dependent coproporphyrinogen oxidase produces MQPNPEQVKAYLLGLQERIVGALEQADGSPFLRDAWERPEGGGGISRLIEEGNVLERGGCNFSHVTGAKLPASAAAHRPGIGGRAWEAMGVSLVLHPRNPYAPTVHMNVRFFTTTTEDGTPVWWFGGGMDLTPYYGNKDDARHFHQSCRDALQPFGEELHPRFKQWCDEYFYLKHRKEARGVGGIFFDDFNALCFEQSFAMMRSVGDAFLTAYLPILNARKDTPYGERERDFQAYRRGRYVEFNLVFDRGTLFGLQSGGRTEAILMSMPPVVKWRYDWHPEDGTPEAALYTDFLPHRDWLIP; encoded by the coding sequence ATGCAGCCGAATCCGGAACAAGTCAAAGCCTACCTCCTCGGCCTGCAGGAGCGCATCGTGGGTGCGCTGGAGCAGGCCGACGGTTCGCCATTCCTGCGCGATGCCTGGGAACGCCCCGAGGGCGGCGGCGGCATTTCGCGCCTGATCGAGGAAGGCAATGTGCTGGAACGCGGCGGCTGCAATTTCTCGCACGTGACGGGCGCGAAGCTGCCCGCTTCGGCTGCGGCGCATCGCCCCGGCATCGGCGGGCGCGCGTGGGAGGCCATGGGCGTGTCGCTGGTGCTCCATCCGCGCAACCCGTATGCGCCCACGGTGCACATGAACGTGCGCTTCTTCACCACCACCACGGAAGACGGCACGCCGGTGTGGTGGTTCGGCGGAGGCATGGACTTGACGCCCTATTACGGCAACAAGGACGACGCGCGCCACTTCCACCAGAGCTGCCGCGATGCCCTGCAGCCTTTCGGCGAAGAGCTGCACCCGCGCTTCAAGCAGTGGTGCGACGAGTACTTCTACCTGAAGCACCGCAAGGAAGCGCGTGGCGTGGGCGGCATTTTCTTCGACGACTTCAATGCGCTGTGCTTCGAGCAAAGCTTCGCCATGATGCGCAGCGTGGGCGATGCTTTCCTCACCGCCTACCTGCCGATCCTGAACGCGCGCAAGGACACCCCATACGGTGAACGCGAGCGCGATTTCCAGGCCTACCGGCGCGGCCGCTACGTCGAATTCAACCTGGTGTTCGACCGCGGCACGCTCTTCGGCCTGCAATCCGGCGGACGCACCGAGGCGATCCTCATGTCGATGCCGCCAGTCGTCAAATGGCGCTACGACTGGCATCCGGAAGACGGCACGCCGGAAGCGGCGCTGTACACCGACTTCCTTCCGCACCGCGACTGGCTGATTCCGTGA